Sequence from the candidate division WOR-3 bacterium genome:
CGGCTGGAACGCGTTGGTCAGGTTAATCAAGGATGAGACGCGGCCCGGAACCTTGCTGTTGGACAATGGCGATTTTGGATTCGGTTCACCCGAAGGCGACAGTTCGCTTGGTAGGTTGACAATCTGGATGATGAACCGATTGGATTACGATGGCGCGGTATTAGGGGCGCGGGATTTTACGGGCGGGATGAACAATCTCGAAATTCTTGCCCGTTATGCGGCTTTTCCAATTCTCGGCGACCCGATGCTGGACGTTTTACTTGCGCGCAGCACCCCGCTTTTTCGTCCCTACCTGATAAAAGAGGTTAATGGTGTAAAGGTTGGTATAATCGGCATTACCGACCCGGAAATTACAGTTTACAACCGCAAAGCCGATATCAACGGTTTGGTGATTGATGAACCGCGTAAGCAGGTTGAACGGTATCTGCCCGCAGTTAAGGCGGAGTCGGTGGAACTGGTAATTGTCCTGGGGCATATCAGTACGACCATCGCCCGCCAGATTGTCGAATCAATTCCGGGAATTGACTTGATTATTTGCCGTGGCGAAACGGATAAGGTTGAAAGTCAGATACCGAATAACAGCCGGGGCGTGGTGGTTGTAAGTGGAGTTTACGGGCAAAGGATTGGCGTGGTTGACATACTGTTTCACAAAGCCGAGCGCCGGGTTTATGCAATAGAGGCACAGGTGATGAATGTTCAACCCGATTTACCCCTTGATTCAATTTTCGGGCAGGTTGTTCTGTCCGGAATGGATACCGTTGTTGCTGAGAGCGAAGAGGAGTTTTTCCCGGATGAATCAGGCAAGGCAAAACTCGGGCAACTGGTTGCCGAAGCGGTACGTCAGGTTACCGAGGCGGACCTGGTTGTTCTGCCTTACTGGGTGATAGAACAGGGTCTGGAAAAAGGGGGTTTGAGCCGGCGTCAGCTTTACAATGTTGTGCCTTACCAGGAGCGGTTGCGGGTGGTAACTCTACCGGAAAGTGTACTGGCGATGGTTCTTACCCCGGCAGAGATGGATACAAACCTGCCTGCGCCTTTTGTTGCTGGTGCGGACCTGTTTGTGCGGGGCGATACGCTAAAAGTAAACCGCATTGCCGATGTTGCCCAATTCCGGCTCCGGGACCGGCGCAAAGGAGTCTATAAAGTTGTTACCACCGAAACCTGGCTGGAACGAACGGGTGTAAAGGAGAAGGGAAAGATTTTTTCCGAAAACCTTACCACAGTCTGGCTCAAATTTGTTGAACAGAAGGGGCGATTAAGTTCGGTGCCGGGACCAAGGTTTTATCCGGCAACAGCGAAACAGACAGTTAGGGTCAGCAGAACCGGTTTAATTGACATCAACAGCGCCAGTGTGGAGGAGTTGTGCGAACTGCCCGGGATTGGTCCGAAAACCGCGCAACGGATAGTTGAGTATCGGGAGCGGTACGGCAAGTTTAAGTCGGTGGAAGAGATAATGAATGTCCGGGGTATCGGTCCTAAGAAGTACGAACAGATTAAAGGTTTGATTACCGTCCGCTAATAGGTGCGGGCGTAATAAATCAAGGTTTTCGTTTCCTTGCCGCAAACGATGCAGCGACCCGGGCTGTTCTGTTCATTTAGGGGCATATTTCGGGGGGTCGTCTTTGTTTCGTCAATGATGCGGTTTTCGCACTCCTGAGACCCGCACCAGTGAACCTTGACATAACCGGGCTTCTGGGCAAGGTTGGTTTTGAACTGTTCAAGGGTTTCGGCGGTACTGGTAACACTTGCCACCCACTCCCGGGCACGCTCGAGCATCCCCTTTTGAATCTGCTCCAGGCTTTCTTTTACCGCACGGTCAATCTGTTCAACCGGCACGACCGTTTTTTCTTTTCCATCCCGGGGCACAAGCACCGCCTGACCCGCTTTTACATCCCTTGGTCCCACTTCGATTCGCAATGGCACCCCGCGCATTTCGTACTCGTTGAACTTCCAGCCCGGAGTGAACTGGATTCTATCGTCCAGTTTCACTCGAAATCCGGTAAGCCGGTCGCGAATCGTCGAGCAAACCTTTATAACCGCTTCGTCGTCTTTGCCATAAAGAATTGGAACGATAACCACCTGATAAGGTGCAACTCTGGGCGGCAGAAACAGCCCCCGGTCATCACCATGGGTCATAATCACCGCGCCAATCAGCCGGCTGGAAACTCCCCAGGAGGTACCCCACGGGTGCTTCTCGGTGTTGTCTTCGTCCAGATAGCGGATGTCAAAGGCGCGGGTGAAGTTCTGGCCAAGGTTATGAGATGTGCCTGCCTGCAGCGCCTGGCCATCGGGCATCAGCGCCTCGATTGAATAGGTGGCGATGGCACCGGGAAACTTCTCGCTTTCCGGTTTCATTCCGGCAATCACCGGTACCGCGAGGTCGTTTTCCACAAAGTCAACATAGATGTTTAAAATCCGTAGCGTCTCCTCCTGAGCCTCTTCCGGGGTGCGATGCAGTGTGTGGCCCTCCTGCCAGAGAAACTCAAGGGTACGCAAAAATAGTCGGGTGGTCTTTTCCCAGCGGAAGATGTTGCACCACTGGTTAATCAAAACCGGCAGGTCGCGGTAACTCTTCACCCAGCGGGCATACATCCAGTTGATAATCGCCTCGCTCGTAG
This genomic interval carries:
- a CDS encoding proline--tRNA ligase, with product MKEEGIVKEIPPKSGNFSEWYTAVVLRAELADYAPVRGCMVIRPYGYALWENMQALLDARFKATGHMNAYFPTLIPESFLKKEAEHVKGFSPQVAWVTKGGDSDLTEPLALRPTSEAIINWMYARWVKSYRDLPVLINQWCNIFRWEKTTRLFLRTLEFLWQEGHTLHRTPEEAQEETLRILNIYVDFVENDLAVPVIAGMKPESEKFPGAIATYSIEALMPDGQALQAGTSHNLGQNFTRAFDIRYLDEDNTEKHPWGTSWGVSSRLIGAVIMTHGDDRGLFLPPRVAPYQVVIVPILYGKDDEAVIKVCSTIRDRLTGFRVKLDDRIQFTPGWKFNEYEMRGVPLRIEVGPRDVKAGQAVLVPRDGKEKTVVPVEQIDRAVKESLEQIQKGMLERAREWVASVTSTAETLEQFKTNLAQKPGYVKVHWCGSQECENRIIDETKTTPRNMPLNEQNSPGRCIVCGKETKTLIYYARTY